CTTCTTGAGACTAAAGATCTTGTATTGATAAACATTAAGGCGACTGACATTGCTTCGCATGACGGTGACATCGAGAATAAGATTAAGGCTATAGAGCGTGTTGACTCAATGGTGGGATACCTCAGAAATACCATTCCTGAAGATACAGTCATTGCTATTTTAGCTGATCATTGTTCGCCAATTGAGGTAAAAGATCACAGTGGCGATCCGGTCCCTCTTACGGTATACTGTGAGGGTGGTTTAAGGGATGAAGTTCAAACATTTGATGAGCGGTCTTTTCTGAAAGGAGGAATGGGGAGAATTCGAGGTAAAGATCTTTTGCCCATCTTGCTTGACAAGGCAAATAGATCAGATAAGTACGGTGCATAGTCTTATTTTTCACCACCAGCATTGTTTATGATGAGAAGACGATTAAGTGCGCGGGCATACGCAGCTATCGAGGCTCTTTTCCTCTATGTATTATTGTGGTATACAAATGAATAATTCCAGTGAATTCTCCGGTGGAATCCAAATTTGAATATCAGGAATTCATATTTAATGTCATATCAGGTGAAAGATAACGAAAAAGAATCTTCAGTAGAAACGTTCATTATCGTAAAGGTTTGTGATTATGGTGGTGGAAGATGAAATTTTGTTACTGTCCCGAATGCAACGTCCTGAGGCCAAGAAACTGGTATCTAAGAACGAAATGTGAAATCTGTGGCGGCCAGTGCAAGATTTTGCACGTCAAAGTGTCAATCTTTGGATGGATGATGTACCTATTCAGTTCGGTTGCGGTATTCTTCCTTTTCATCTTTTTGGTTCGCGGTCAATCTCTATTTGGTTCTCCTGCAATCTTCGAATCATTGCCATCGGAACTCTTGATTGCCGTTGTATTTGCTTCGATATTTGTTGCCTTTATTTTACAATATTTAGAACTATCAAGGGCAACTAAGACTGCAAATGGAATGCTGAAGAAAAAAAACATGAGGAGAAATTTTTGACGGTATTTAGGGCACGTGCACCTTATTTCCAAATAATAAGAGAGAAAATAGCATGGAGTTCAATATCAGAGATCTCGATCGATAAATCGATATTTGAAACATATCTGTCTGAAGAAAAGGGAGGCGAGTCAGAATTTTTCACAATGAGATTTTGTCCATTAACATCAACCAACCACTGAAAATTGACATTTGCGGGAAGCAATCCTGCGAGAATTCGTGAGACGGACAAAACGAAGTTTGAGGTTGCTGAGTCATTCTTATAGTCCTTCGCGGTCATTAGTAAAATAGCTACATGAGAAACACTTGCTGACTTGTTGTAATTTTCTTCCAAAAATGAGAGCTCTGAAATTTGAATTGTTGTCTCAAGGAGCACTCTGTGAACTTCCTCCGTAAGTTCTTCCATTCTTCCTAAGCCAATCTCGTCATTGTGAGAAAAATCATTTGAAAGAGCAATGGATATTGTTGCGCAGATCGCCAAGAAAATCAACGAATCGAGAATCGCACTTAATCCCTTGTGATTTAGTGCCTTATGATCCATCATGTACTCACCAGATCTGTATTGTAAGAATGCCAGCTCCTACTGATCCATCTCTATAAAGCAGATTGACCCGCTTTTGATAAGTATACACAGATTGGTTGGCTGATGCATGCGCCCCCTCATCGAACAAAGCCAACATTCTTTCACCATCGTCTATTTCCTTTACAGTGATCCTGAAACCTTTGACGCCATAATCTTCACAATTGCCTATGGAGATGTTGAAAATTGGTGGCATGATGAATTTTCCATCGGGAGTGAATAGCCGTTCGTCTGCGATGAGATTTCTTGCAATCAATTGGCATTTTTCTTCAGAATCCTTATTGTCTCTTTCGAGATCCATCGTAGCTGTTATTATGCTATTCACAAGAATTGCAACACCTATGCTCACGGCGATTAAGGAAAATATGACCTCAATAAAACCGCCAATAGCGGTCATGTCTTTGATTGACTTTTTGAATGACCAGCCGGGTTTCTGTATTTGAAATCTCCCATAGAAAGAAGTCTTCTTATTCTTTCGCATCTCTCGTTGCTACTGATTAGGCCTACTCTTTTGATTTGTTGCTACAATTAGACCTAGGAACAAATCAGTGCTCTTGTTTCTCTCTATATCATTTTACTCCTCTTAGATAATGACCAGAAGTCAGTGACTTACACATTTTCTTAATATCTCTTTTAAGTGAGAGGTCTCTGTGATAAAATGCTCTCGCTACAAGTTCACACAATTCCGCATCTCTTCTTCTTAAATCGATTCCGATCGAGTCGATACCCATTTCTTCGATTTCATCTACATAGTCAAGAAGAAGAAGATCTGAAGAGTTTAGAATGTGTACAAGACCCTCCGAGTCTCTAAAAACTTCAAATTTCTTATCTCGTTCGTCGATGAGCAAACCCTCTGGTAGTGATGGATCTTTGGATACCATGAGCTCAATTTTCCCGAATGCGAGAATCTCCACTCTTTGATCATAATGTCTCAAGACATCTTGGATTTCTTTTTTGTTCAACTCAACGGAGATTGTGTATTGATATATTTTTGGAAGAGTCAAACTATTGAAGAAATTGAGCGAGTAGTGCCCGTAGAGTTTCCTATCCTTATATTTATGCAGTTGCCCAATTGTGCAGGCCATAATAGATTCGTGTTCCACGTCTGGTACTTGTGACGAGATTCTTGGCAAAATGAAGACGAGTTCGACACCACTTTTCTCGCATAATT
This region of Methanomassiliicoccales archaeon genomic DNA includes:
- a CDS encoding phosphoglycerate mutase (catalyzes the interconversion of 3-phosphoglycerate and 2-phosphoglycerate; this enzyme does not require the cofactor 2,3-bisphosphoglycerate as a phosphate donor; BPG-independent PGAM; aPGAM); protein product: LLETKDLVLINIKATDIASHDGDIENKIKAIERVDSMVGYLRNTIPEDTVIAILADHCSPIEVKDHSGDPVPLTVYCEGGLRDEVQTFDERSFLKGGMGRIRGKDLLPILLDKANRSDKYGA